In Halobacteriovorax marinus SJ, the following proteins share a genomic window:
- a CDS encoding TonB family protein produces the protein MNTNVLANKSFKYYFSWSFFFHITIAVLFFLFGKLVHDKIQSTRDYNMKLVQASVKVDMVAMPKFTLKELKAMQPPAKGEVVREKPSAKPAEVINKDDTVFEKKVAKPNFLDMMKDLSNKKVEVKKAKPTPKKKGADDGIGIDSNTLKKLVAEGNKISKGVALSGTGRSDQELTEFQLYASTLSAKVKQFWKLPGYLIDKNLKCRIRIYLKSDGSLLRSEIFESSGEEEFDKRAMAAIKQASPFSAVPPASRGNALKGEIVLGFPL, from the coding sequence ATGAACACTAATGTTTTAGCAAATAAATCATTTAAGTATTACTTTAGTTGGTCATTTTTCTTCCATATCACTATTGCTGTACTCTTTTTCTTATTTGGAAAATTAGTGCACGACAAGATTCAATCAACTAGGGATTATAATATGAAGCTTGTACAGGCTTCTGTAAAAGTTGATATGGTTGCAATGCCTAAGTTTACCCTTAAAGAATTAAAGGCAATGCAGCCTCCGGCCAAGGGTGAAGTTGTAAGAGAGAAGCCTTCTGCTAAACCTGCTGAAGTTATCAATAAAGATGATACTGTTTTTGAGAAGAAAGTCGCTAAGCCAAACTTCTTAGATATGATGAAAGACTTATCTAATAAGAAAGTAGAAGTTAAGAAGGCTAAGCCAACACCTAAAAAGAAAGGTGCTGATGATGGAATCGGTATTGACTCTAATACATTGAAAAAGTTAGTCGCTGAAGGAAATAAGATTTCTAAAGGGGTTGCTCTCTCTGGAACTGGACGATCAGATCAAGAACTTACTGAGTTTCAACTATACGCTTCAACACTTTCTGCTAAAGTGAAGCAATTTTGGAAACTTCCAGGATACTTAATAGACAAGAATTTAAAATGTAGAATAAGAATTTATTTAAAATCAGATGGCTCACTATTAAGAAGTGAGATCTTTGAATCTAGTGGTGAAGAAGAATTTGATAAGAGAGCTATGGCGGCCATTAAGCAAGCTTCACCATTTTCTGCCGTTCCCCCTGCCAGTAGAGGCAATGCCTTAAAAGGGGAGATCGTACTCGGATTCCCTCTATAG
- a CDS encoding ExbD/TolR family protein has product MAFNVGNKKGAISEINVTPLVDVMLVLLVIFMITAPLMLNGIKLDLPKTKEVNPISLNTTQVVLSYTNSGDYYIGETKVLRSEIISEIKALFQKNKTDTLFLRADFAMKYGDVANLMSYLKREGILKVALVTEIEKK; this is encoded by the coding sequence ATGGCCTTTAATGTTGGAAATAAAAAGGGTGCAATTTCTGAAATTAATGTGACTCCTTTGGTCGATGTCATGTTAGTTCTACTTGTTATCTTTATGATAACTGCTCCTTTAATGTTAAACGGTATAAAGTTAGACTTACCTAAAACAAAAGAAGTTAATCCCATAAGCTTGAATACTACTCAAGTCGTACTTTCTTATACTAATAGTGGCGATTACTATATTGGTGAAACTAAGGTTCTTAGAAGTGAAATCATTTCGGAAATAAAGGCGTTATTTCAAAAAAATAAAACGGATACTCTCTTTTTGAGAGCTGACTTTGCAATGAAGTATGGTGATGTCGCTAATTTAATGTCCTATTTAAAGAGAGAGGGAATCTTAAAAGTTGCCCTCGTTACGGAGATTGAAAAGAAATAA
- a CDS encoding MotA/TolQ/ExbB proton channel family protein, translating to MTTGELDIVQIMLDSGLVVKTVLLSLILASVVSWAIILKKKKLIKELEENSRDFLEVYKNSTSLKDIMESCHRLSLSPHKSLFTNGYLELSKLKDALGDDKEKLEQHITKHGLQFLERGMKKGVHEINIELERFLATLASIGSVTPFVGLFGTVWGIIGSFTGLAGGGATLDAVAPGIAEALVATAVGLVAAIPAVWFYNKFNNENSHIQSEMESFGQEFLNVVERSLVK from the coding sequence TTGACTACAGGTGAATTAGATATTGTACAAATCATGCTTGACTCAGGTCTTGTCGTTAAAACAGTTCTACTGTCTTTAATTCTTGCTTCAGTTGTATCGTGGGCAATAATTTTAAAGAAAAAGAAATTGATAAAAGAGTTAGAAGAAAATAGTAGAGACTTCTTAGAGGTATATAAAAACTCTACATCTTTGAAAGATATAATGGAGAGTTGTCACAGACTTTCGCTCTCTCCTCATAAATCATTATTTACTAATGGCTATCTTGAATTATCGAAGTTAAAAGATGCACTTGGTGATGATAAAGAGAAGTTAGAACAACATATCACAAAACATGGTCTTCAATTCCTTGAAAGGGGAATGAAGAAAGGTGTTCATGAGATTAATATCGAGTTAGAGCGCTTCTTGGCAACGCTAGCAAGTATTGGTTCTGTAACTCCTTTTGTTGGTCTCTTTGGAACAGTGTGGGGGATTATTGGATCCTTTACTGGTCTTGCTGGTGGGGGTGCAACTCTAGATGCTGTGGCTCCAGGTATTGCTGAAGCCCTTGTTGCAACTGCAGTTGGTCTCGTTGCAGCTATTCCTGCAGTATGGTTTTATAATAAGTTTAATAATGAAAATTCTCATATCCAATCGGAGATGGAGAGCTTTGGACAAGAATTTTTAAACGTTGTTGAAAGATCATTAGTAAAATAG